Proteins from one Camelina sativa cultivar DH55 chromosome 8, Cs, whole genome shotgun sequence genomic window:
- the LOC104708542 gene encoding anthranilate synthase alpha subunit 1, chloroplastic, with the protein MSTSMNVATMQPLSFSRRRVPSRALSSSYSSSVTVTGFSGRSSAYPPSFRSIKCVSVSPEASIVSDTKKLGDASKSTNLIPIYRCIFSDQLTPVLAYRCLVKEDDREAPSFLFESVEPGSQMSSVGRYSVVGAQPAMEIVAKENKVTVMDHKNETMTEEYVEDPMEIPRQISEKWNPDPQLVQDLPDAFCGGWVGFFSYDTVRYVEKRKLPFSKAPEDDRNLPDMHLGLYDDVIVFDHVEKKAYVIHWIRLDGSLPYEKAYSNGMQHLENLVAKLHDIEPPKLAAGNVNLQTRQFGPTLTNSNVTCEEYKEAVVKAKEHILAGDIFQIVLSQRFERRTFADPFEVYRALRVVNPSPYMGYLQARGCIMVASSPEILTKVKQNKIVNRPLAGTSKRGKNEVEDKRLEKDLLENEKQCAEHIMLVDLGRNDVGKVAKYGSVKVEKLMNIERYSHVMHISSTVTGELQDDLTCWDTLRAALPVGTVSGAPKVKAMELIDQLEPTRRGPYSGGFGGVSFTGDMDIALSLRTIVFPTACQYNTMYSYKNANKRREWVAYLQAGAGVVADSDPQDEHCECQNKAAGLARAIDLAESAFVKK; encoded by the exons ATGTCTACCTCTATGAATGTAGCTACGATGCAACCTCTGAGTTTCTCTCGCCGGCGTGTCCCTTCTCGcgcactctcttcttcttattcttcttctgtgACCGTTACTGGATTTTCCGGTCGAAGCTCCGCTTACCCGCCTTCTTTCCGTTCGATTAAATGTGTCTCTGTTTCTCCCGAAGCTTCAATAG TAAGTGATACAAAGAAGTTGGGAGATGCTTCTAAGAGTACAAACCTTATACCAATCTACCGTTGTATATTCTCTGATCAGCTTACTCCTGTTCTTGCTTACCGTTGTTTGGTCAAAGAAGATGACCGTGAAGCTCCTAGCTTTCTTTTTGAGTCTGTTGAGCCTGGTTCTCAGATGTCCAGcgtt GGTCGTTATAGCGTTGTTGGGGCTCAGCCTGCGATGGAGATCGTGGCAAAGGAGAATAAAGTTACTGTAATGGATCACAAAAATGAAACCATGACTGAGGAATACGTCGAGGATCCAATGGAGATCCCTAGACAAATCTCCGAGAAATGGAACCCTGATCCTCAACTAGTTCAGGATCTTCCTGATGCTTTTTGTG GTGGGTGGGTTGGTTTTTTCTCGTATGACACAGTTCGCTATGTCGAGAAGAGGAAATTACCATTTTCAAAGGCCCCTGAAGATGATAGGAACTTGCCAGACATGCATCTTGGTCTTTATGACGATGTAATTGTATTTGATCACGTTGAGAAG AAAGCGTATGTTATTCATTGGATTAGACTAGATGGGAGCCTTCCTTACGAGAAGGCATACAGTAATGGAATGCAACATTTGGAGAACTTGGTGGCCAAGTTACACGATATTGAGCC GCCAAAGCTGGCTGCAGGTAACGTGAATCTTCAGACACGACAATTTGGGCCGACGCTGACAAACTCGAACGTGACATGCGAAGAGTACAAGGAGGCTGTGGTCAAGGCCAAGGAACATATACTTGCAGGAGACATATTTCAGATCGTGCTGAGTCAACGTTTTGAGAGGCGGACATTTGCAGACCCCTTTGAAGTTTATAGAGCACTTAGAGTTGTGAATCCAAGTCCGTATATGGGTTATTtgcag GCTAGAGGATGTATTATGGTAGCATCAAGTCCAGAAATTCTCACCAAAGTAAAGCAG AACAAGATAGTGAATCGGCCATTAGCAGGAACCAGCAAGAGAGGGAAGAATGAAGTTGAGGATAAGAGATTAGAGAAGGATCTGCTAGAGAATGAAAAGCAATGTGCTGAGCACATCATGTTGGTTGATCTCGGTCGCAACGATGTTGGAAAAGTTGCGAAATACGGATCAGTGAAAGTAGAGAAGCTTATGAACATCGAACGTTATTCCCATGTTATGCATATAAGCTCAACG GTGACAGGAGAATTACAAGATGATTTGACTTGCTGGGACACACTACGAGCGGCATTACCAGTGGGAACAGTTAGTGGCGCACCAAAGGTCAAAGCCATGGAGCTAATCGATCAGCTAGAGCCAACAAGGCGTGGACCATACAGTGGCGGTTTTGGTGGAGTATCCTTCACTGGTGACATGGACATTGCTTTATCCCTCAGGACAATTGTTTTCCCGACAGCATGTCAATACAATACAATGTACTCTTACAAGAATGCCAACAAACGCCGTGAGTGGGTGGCTTATCTACAAGCTGGAGCCGGTGTAGTAGCTGATAGTGACCCGCAAGACGAACACTGTGAGTGCCAGAACAAAGCCGCTGGTCTTGCCCGAGCCATTGACTTGGCCGAATCTGCCTTTGTTAAAAAATGA
- the LOC104708541 gene encoding probable RNA-binding protein 19, producing MLHVRRVSPDATKKDLKQLFEPFGALKSVDLPLYDNGQRGSIAYVDFCEHQDAKNAKKALTNTLLRGRSLVVKWALDIDSMDDPEPPRAPRPITIAAYPPRHTKKRRASPVDDYEQQVEVCERIA from the exons ATGTTACATGTGAGACGTGTCTCTCCTGACGCAACCAAGAAAGATCTCAAACAGCTTTTCGAGCCGTTTGGAGCG CTCAAGAGTGTTGACCTTCCATTGTATGATAATGGACAGCGTGGTTCTATCGCTTATGTTGACTTTTGCGAACATCAAGATGCTAAAAACGCTAAAAAGGCTTTGACCAACACTCTCTTACGTGGAAGGTCTTTG GTGGTCAAGTGGGCTTTGGACATCGATAGCATGGACGACCCAGAACCACCCCGTGCACCAAGACCAATAACAATAGCAGCTTACCCTCCTCGTcatacaaagaaaagaagagccTCCCCAGTTGATGATTATGAACAGCAGGTTGAAGTTTGTGAGAGAATAGCTTAA
- the LOC104709925 gene encoding uncharacterized protein LOC104709925, producing the protein MRFGGHGQVFCPDDEGPEQAPDRDDELLDDPISRDEQETELETDWRIPIRDYIANGTTPKDRWQARKLKAQSARFCIIGEELYKRCISGPYLRCVYGNETHSIMKEAHEGPCGNHSGGRSLALRIKRQGYFWPTMLADCDEHAKKCDPCQRHAPMINQPAELMSSVSAPYPFMRWSMDAIGPLEQSGK; encoded by the exons ATGAGGTTCGGTGGTCACGGTCAAGTTT TCTGCCCCGACGATGAAGGACCCGAGCAGGCACCCGACCGGGATGACGAGCTCCTAGATGATCCTATCTCCAGAGACGAGCAGGAAACAGAACTGGAAACGGATTGGCGGATCCCGATTCGTGATTATATCGCAAACGGAACCACCCCCAAGGATCGATGGCAAGCGCGTAAGCTCAAAGCTCAAAGCGCGAGGTTCTGCATCATCGGCGAAGAGCTATATAAGAGATGCATCTCCGGACCTTATCTCAGGTGCGTATATGGGAATGAAACCCATAGCATCATGAAAGAGGCTCACGAGGGTCCCTGTGGGAATCATTCCGGAGGGCGATCATTGGCCCTCAGAATAAAACGGCAGGGATATTTCTGGCCAACCATGCTCGCGGACTGCGACGAGCACGCCAAAAAGTGTGACCCTTGCCAACGTCATGCACCCATGATCAACCAGCCCGCTGAGCTGATGAGCTCGGTTTCCGCTCCGTACCCCTTCATGCGGTGGTCAATGGACGCTATCGGACCTCTCGAGCAATCGGGAAAGTGA